A DNA window from Chlamydia felis Fe/C-56 contains the following coding sequences:
- a CDS encoding polyprenyl synthetase family protein, which yields MDIFETYRAMIDEAIKHSLEDFGSKGVSIRAPVEYALTSGGKRIRPMLVCMFSKGLGMNRDVLDSALAIEFIHTSTLIADDLPCMDDDDERRGRPTVHKAFDEASALLASYALIPAAYSRIRSNAKKLKSQGVDPREVDFAYDTISEITDKNFGVNGVLGGQYEDMFFKNEGPEYVQSIINKKTGALFEIACASGWLFGGGDPLCVPQILEFSKTFGLLFQMKDDILDIHQDDQDVGLNYALLFGLDAATELLNSSIDKSISLLNYLKHHGLKDSSELEMLIEYMSIRNY from the coding sequence ATGGATATATTCGAAACTTACCGAGCGATGATAGACGAGGCCATAAAACACTCTTTAGAAGATTTTGGCTCTAAGGGAGTGTCTATACGCGCCCCTGTAGAATATGCTTTAACAAGCGGTGGTAAACGCATTCGCCCCATGTTAGTTTGTATGTTTTCTAAGGGTCTTGGCATGAATAGAGATGTTTTAGACTCTGCTTTAGCTATAGAGTTCATACATACGTCTACGTTAATCGCTGATGATCTTCCCTGTATGGACGATGACGACGAGCGTCGAGGGCGCCCCACGGTACACAAAGCCTTTGATGAAGCTTCCGCATTACTAGCGTCTTACGCATTAATTCCTGCGGCTTATTCTCGCATTCGTTCAAATGCTAAAAAACTCAAATCTCAGGGTGTAGATCCCCGAGAAGTAGATTTTGCCTACGATACAATTTCAGAAATCACGGATAAAAACTTTGGAGTTAATGGTGTTTTAGGGGGGCAGTATGAGGACATGTTCTTTAAAAATGAAGGTCCTGAATATGTCCAATCTATCATCAATAAAAAAACCGGTGCTCTTTTTGAAATAGCCTGCGCTTCTGGATGGTTATTTGGAGGTGGTGATCCTCTATGTGTTCCGCAAATTCTGGAATTTTCTAAAACCTTTGGTCTTCTTTTTCAAATGAAAGATGACATTTTAGATATACATCAAGATGATCAAGATGTCGGTTTGAACTATGCTCTATTGTTTGGTTTAGATGCAGCCACAGAGTTATTGAATTCGTCGATAGATAAGAGCATTAGCTTATTAAACTATCTTAAACACCACGGCTTGAAAGATTCTTCAGAATTAGAAATGCTTATAGAATATATGAGCATTCGAAATTATTAA
- a CDS encoding UDP-GlcNAc pyrophosphorylase, with amino-acid sequence MIFASVLFSPEDFPFPELITEAYYTWDILALIDKKLSSHTFSGIHGTVESGAFLKNIESIEISEGAYVESGAYIVGPCIIGPQTEIRHGAYLRGGVITGTGCVIGHCSEVKNSYFGHHAKAGHFAYVGNSVLSSEVNLGAGVRCANFRLDGKNITVNSEEGKVDTQLRKVGAFLGKKASVGCNTVINPGRSIPALTTIHPGKVI; translated from the coding sequence ATGATATTCGCATCTGTTTTATTTTCCCCCGAAGACTTCCCCTTTCCAGAACTTATTACAGAAGCGTATTATACTTGGGATATTTTAGCATTAATAGATAAAAAATTATCCTCTCATACATTCTCGGGGATTCATGGTACCGTAGAATCCGGAGCTTTTTTAAAAAATATAGAAAGCATAGAAATATCCGAAGGGGCTTACGTTGAATCTGGAGCTTATATTGTTGGGCCCTGCATTATAGGCCCTCAAACTGAAATACGTCACGGAGCTTATCTACGAGGTGGCGTCATTACCGGCACCGGATGTGTTATAGGGCATTGTAGTGAAGTAAAAAATTCCTATTTTGGTCATCATGCTAAAGCAGGTCATTTTGCTTATGTTGGAAACTCCGTTTTAAGCTCTGAAGTTAATCTCGGCGCTGGTGTTCGTTGTGCAAATTTTCGTCTTGACGGGAAAAATATCACTGTAAATAGCGAAGAAGGTAAGGTAGATACCCAATTAAGAAAAGTAGGAGCTTTTCTTGGTAAAAAAGCTTCTGTAGGATGCAACACGGTGATTAATCCTGGGCGCAGTATTCCTGCTCTTACAACAATTCATCCCGGAAAAGTAATCTAG
- a CDS encoding DUF1347 family protein: MVRYIVFCLFFLSCFAAGGGLYFICSLHNSSGTLSESSKVAVLWGDEQKEFVESFLNRFLPNQQRQGLLCFQGFVLQKQKNVSQSEKVFSKIYDEIENAQTSLKEELIGGRILNAFFLDNIEQMEFLLGSLRQQNAKSFYLPLFEFLLNYKQKHFDKALQDLSVWKNQIKVSETSLLDLNIQQLCSDFLLDNIEAHSLIELGEFSEGRAILNHIIERLLKRESNWDSEAYDSAVLMLSRSYFLELKQSHSCKIYPDYYEMILFYKKKVHAVDQKPYEKLIPQDELFSMLMEHVFIVPEERIDPLMQIIKNWGRFYESPNYDLVVRPLINKFFSAPNQVANLCNFIARSEIEPLKKRLIDAFGDILSENVQKVQTARAKQTLSLLSILDSSLSMSEKLIISPASLQDMISLDDIDNTNLKKYLNLWGSIQSYDVDRQQLVHYMMNGVKHLWEQGSCDDKALNLLRLILQFTDYDIECENIVCLFIKQVYKQVLSGHSMDRLLKLEDFITDVGLTPITVREEEIANFLADAEFLYAQGEYHKCYSYSLWLTKIAPSYLTYRLLGLCLLENKCYKEAWDYLHSLPQNKRVYDSKVQKALVLCQKHLPKDLMAGYKRE; encoded by the coding sequence ATGGTTCGCTATATAGTGTTTTGCCTATTTTTTCTCTCATGTTTCGCTGCGGGAGGAGGCCTGTATTTTATATGTTCCTTGCACAACTCTTCTGGAACATTGTCAGAAAGCTCAAAAGTAGCTGTTTTATGGGGAGATGAACAAAAAGAATTCGTAGAGTCTTTTCTAAACCGTTTTCTTCCAAATCAACAGCGCCAAGGTCTTCTTTGTTTCCAAGGTTTCGTTTTGCAAAAGCAGAAGAATGTGAGTCAGTCTGAGAAAGTTTTTTCTAAAATTTATGATGAAATAGAGAATGCTCAGACCTCTTTAAAAGAAGAGTTGATCGGCGGACGCATTCTTAATGCCTTTTTCTTAGATAATATAGAACAAATGGAGTTTTTACTCGGTTCTTTGCGTCAGCAAAATGCAAAATCTTTCTATCTTCCTTTGTTTGAGTTTCTTTTGAACTATAAGCAAAAACATTTTGATAAGGCTTTACAAGATTTATCGGTGTGGAAAAATCAGATAAAAGTCTCAGAAACCTCTTTGTTGGATTTAAACATTCAACAACTGTGTTCTGACTTTTTGTTAGATAATATAGAAGCACACAGTTTGATAGAATTAGGAGAGTTTTCTGAAGGAAGAGCTATTCTCAATCATATTATTGAACGGTTATTAAAAAGAGAGAGTAACTGGGACTCTGAAGCTTATGATTCCGCTGTTTTAATGCTCAGCAGAAGCTACTTTTTAGAGCTCAAACAGTCTCATTCCTGTAAGATTTATCCCGATTATTACGAGATGATTCTTTTCTATAAGAAGAAAGTTCATGCTGTAGATCAAAAACCCTATGAAAAACTCATTCCTCAAGATGAATTGTTTTCAATGCTCATGGAACACGTTTTCATTGTTCCTGAAGAGCGTATAGATCCCTTAATGCAGATCATTAAAAATTGGGGACGTTTTTATGAATCTCCTAACTACGACTTAGTGGTTCGACCTTTAATAAATAAGTTTTTCTCAGCTCCTAACCAGGTAGCGAATCTCTGTAATTTCATAGCACGTTCTGAAATAGAGCCTCTGAAAAAAAGATTAATCGATGCTTTTGGGGATATTTTATCTGAGAATGTGCAGAAGGTACAAACCGCTAGGGCGAAACAAACTCTTTCTCTGTTAAGCATTTTGGATTCAAGTTTAAGTATGAGCGAGAAATTGATTATTAGTCCTGCCTCTCTTCAGGATATGATTTCTCTTGATGATATCGACAACACTAACTTGAAAAAGTATCTTAATCTCTGGGGGTCGATACAATCGTATGATGTAGATAGACAACAGCTTGTGCATTATATGATGAATGGGGTTAAGCACTTATGGGAGCAAGGGTCTTGTGATGATAAAGCTTTGAACTTGCTTCGTCTCATTTTACAATTTACCGACTATGACATAGAGTGTGAAAACATTGTTTGCTTATTTATTAAGCAAGTATACAAGCAGGTGTTGTCAGGACATTCTATGGATCGTTTATTGAAATTAGAAGATTTCATCACTGATGTGGGGCTGACCCCGATAACAGTGCGCGAAGAAGAAATTGCCAACTTTTTAGCAGACGCTGAATTTTTATATGCTCAGGGGGAGTACCATAAATGTTATTCGTATAGTTTGTGGCTTACAAAAATAGCCCCGTCGTATTTAACCTATCGTTTATTAGGCTTATGTCTTTTAGAAAATAAATGTTACAAAGAAGCTTGGGATTATTTGCATTCTCTACCTCAAAATAAGCGTGTGTATGATTCTAAAGTTCAGAAGGCTCTAGTTTTGTGCCAAAAACATCTACCCAAAGATCTCATGGCAGGTTATAAAAGAGAGTAA
- the rpsT gene encoding 30S ribosomal protein S20 yields the protein MAPKKTTKKGGPKKRPSAEKRILTAQKRNLINQSFKSKAKTMMKKFEAALKAGDQTSISSGLQLVYSVADKAVKRGVFKSNKAARIKARATLRANAKV from the coding sequence ATGGCACCCAAGAAAACAACTAAGAAAGGTGGTCCTAAAAAGCGACCTTCTGCAGAAAAGCGTATTTTAACCGCGCAAAAACGCAATTTGATCAATCAAAGTTTTAAGTCAAAAGCAAAAACTATGATGAAAAAGTTTGAAGCGGCTTTAAAAGCTGGCGATCAAACAAGCATCTCTTCTGGTTTACAGTTAGTTTATAGCGTTGCTGACAAAGCTGTGAAAAGGGGTGTTTTTAAAAGCAACAAAGCAGCTCGAATTAAAGCTCGCGCAACATTAAGAGCTAACGCAAAAGTATAA
- a CDS encoding RNA polymerase sigma factor, protein MLMNTQNGQATEAAHEEEAQKKLEELVSLAKDQGFITYEEINEILPMSFDTPEQIDQVLIFLAGMDIQVLNQADVERQKERKKEAKELEGLARRTEGTPDDPVRMYLKEMGTVPLLTREEEVEISKRIEKAQVQIERIILRFRYSSKEAISIAQYLINGKERFDKIISEKEVEDKAHFIKLLPKLITLLKEEDAYLESLLLALKQNNLSKQEAAKLSDDLEKCRIRTQAYLRCLHCRHNVTEDFGEVVFKAYDSFLQLEQQINDLKVRAERNKFAAAKLDAAKRRLYKREVAAGRTLEEFKKDVRMLQRWMDKSQEAKKEMVESNLRLVISIAKKYTNRGLSFLDLIQEGNMGLMKAVEKFEYRRGYKFSTYATWWIRQAVTRAIADQARTIRIPVHMIETINKVLRGAKKLMMETGKEPTPEELAEELGLTPDRVREIYKIAQHPISLQAEVGEGGESSFGDFLEDTGVESPAEATGYSMLKDKMKEVLKTLTDRERFVLIHRFGLLDGKPKTLEEVGSAFNVTRERIRQIEAKALRKMRHPIRSKQLRAFLDLLEEEKTGSGKAKNIRGK, encoded by the coding sequence ATGCTCATGAATACACAAAATGGCCAGGCTACGGAAGCGGCTCATGAAGAAGAAGCTCAGAAAAAGTTAGAGGAACTTGTTTCTCTAGCTAAGGATCAAGGCTTTATCACTTACGAGGAGATCAACGAGATCCTTCCAATGTCATTCGACACACCTGAACAAATTGATCAGGTGCTGATTTTTCTTGCGGGAATGGATATCCAAGTCTTGAATCAGGCTGATGTTGAACGACAAAAAGAAAGAAAAAAAGAGGCCAAAGAGTTAGAGGGGTTAGCCAGGCGCACAGAGGGAACACCAGACGATCCTGTGCGCATGTACCTAAAAGAAATGGGAACAGTTCCTCTTTTAACTAGAGAGGAAGAAGTTGAGATTTCTAAGAGAATAGAGAAGGCCCAAGTTCAGATCGAACGTATTATTTTACGTTTTCGTTATTCCTCGAAAGAGGCGATTTCTATCGCGCAGTATCTGATTAATGGTAAAGAGCGTTTTGATAAAATTATTTCAGAAAAAGAAGTTGAAGACAAAGCGCATTTCATAAAATTGCTCCCTAAATTGATAACTTTGCTTAAAGAAGAGGACGCGTATTTAGAGTCTCTGCTTTTAGCTTTAAAGCAAAATAATTTGTCTAAACAAGAGGCTGCAAAGTTAAGCGATGATTTAGAAAAGTGTCGTATCCGTACGCAAGCATATCTGCGTTGTCTCCATTGTCGTCACAATGTTACCGAAGATTTTGGTGAGGTTGTCTTTAAGGCATACGATTCTTTCCTACAATTAGAGCAGCAAATTAATGATTTGAAGGTTCGGGCGGAAAGGAATAAGTTTGCTGCGGCAAAATTAGATGCGGCTAAGCGTAGATTATACAAGAGAGAGGTTGCTGCGGGAAGAACTCTAGAGGAGTTCAAAAAAGACGTGCGTATGTTGCAACGGTGGATGGACAAGAGCCAAGAGGCCAAAAAAGAAATGGTTGAGTCCAACCTCCGTTTAGTGATTTCTATAGCTAAAAAATATACCAACCGAGGGTTGTCTTTCTTAGATTTGATTCAGGAGGGCAATATGGGTTTGATGAAGGCTGTAGAAAAATTTGAATATCGCAGAGGATATAAATTTTCTACCTATGCCACCTGGTGGATCCGGCAAGCGGTTACTCGGGCCATTGCGGATCAGGCACGAACTATTCGTATTCCAGTACACATGATTGAAACCATAAACAAGGTTCTTCGTGGTGCAAAAAAATTAATGATGGAAACAGGTAAAGAGCCTACTCCAGAAGAGTTGGCGGAGGAATTAGGTTTAACTCCTGATCGGGTGCGGGAAATTTATAAAATTGCCCAACATCCAATCTCTTTACAGGCAGAAGTTGGTGAAGGAGGAGAAAGCTCCTTCGGAGACTTCCTAGAAGATACCGGAGTGGAGTCTCCAGCAGAGGCCACCGGCTATTCTATGCTGAAAGATAAGATGAAAGAGGTTTTAAAAACCCTTACAGATCGTGAGCGCTTTGTTTTGATTCATCGTTTTGGTCTTTTAGATGGAAAGCCTAAAACTCTTGAGGAGGTTGGTTCAGCGTTTAACGTGACTCGAGAGCGTATTCGTCAGATTGAAGCTAAGGCTTTAAGGAAGATGCGACATCCGATTCGTTCCAAACAGCTGCGAGCCTTCCTTGATCTTTTGGAAGAGGAAAAAACGGGCTCTGGTAAAGCAAAAAATATCAGAGGCAAGTAA
- a CDS encoding FAD-dependent thymidylate synthase, which translates to MLSRDEEFSSEQKKSLSHFVTNLETNIFALKNLPEVVKGALFSKYSRSTLGLRSLLLKEFLKGEGGDFLDDSVVDFEAGIHKAADFYRRVLDGFGDDSIGELGGAHLAMESVSMLAAKILEDARIGGSPLEKSSRYVYFDQKVKGEYLYYRDPILMTSAFKDVFLGTCDFLFDTYTDLIPKVRSYFEKIYPKDAEVSQSAYAISLRAKVLDCLRGLLPAATLTNLGFFGNGRFWQTLLHKLQGHNLTEIRHIGENSLTELMKIIPSFVSRAESHHHHHQAMLNYRQTLREQLTSLAEKFSKSSSPSKQTGARLVYGDPEGIYKVAAGFLFPYSEHTYEELINICRSMPREDLIRVLEAGSSSRENRRHKSPRGLECLEFGFDITADFGAYRDLQRHRILTQERQLLTTNLGYHIPEQLLDTPMEKDFREAMEKAEEAYNQISLEFPEEAQYVVPLAYNIRWFFHINGRALQWLCELRSQVQGHENYRKIAIDMAKEVIRFDPVYEIFFKFVDYSECDLGRLKQESRKRSA; encoded by the coding sequence ATGTTGAGCAGAGATGAAGAGTTTTCTTCAGAACAAAAGAAGAGTTTGTCTCATTTCGTTACCAACCTAGAAACAAACATTTTTGCTTTGAAGAATCTCCCAGAAGTTGTGAAAGGGGCCTTATTTTCCAAATACTCTAGGTCTACGTTAGGTTTACGGTCCTTGCTTTTAAAAGAGTTCTTGAAAGGCGAAGGAGGAGACTTCTTAGACGATTCCGTTGTGGATTTCGAAGCTGGGATACATAAGGCTGCTGATTTTTACAGAAGAGTGCTGGATGGTTTTGGAGATGATTCTATAGGAGAGTTGGGTGGAGCCCACCTTGCTATGGAAAGCGTTTCCATGCTCGCAGCAAAAATATTGGAAGACGCTCGTATTGGCGGATCTCCTTTAGAAAAATCTTCTAGGTACGTTTATTTTGATCAAAAGGTAAAAGGGGAGTATTTATACTACCGCGATCCTATTTTAATGACCTCGGCCTTTAAAGACGTGTTTTTGGGCACATGTGATTTCCTATTCGATACGTATACTGACTTGATTCCTAAAGTGCGTTCGTATTTTGAAAAGATTTACCCAAAGGATGCGGAGGTTTCACAATCTGCTTATGCCATTTCTTTAAGAGCGAAAGTTCTCGATTGCTTACGAGGTCTTCTTCCTGCAGCAACGCTTACGAATTTAGGATTTTTTGGTAATGGAAGGTTTTGGCAAACATTGTTACACAAACTTCAAGGCCATAATCTTACAGAGATCAGACATATCGGAGAGAACTCTTTAACCGAGCTCATGAAAATCATTCCTTCTTTTGTCAGTCGCGCAGAATCCCATCATCACCATCATCAAGCTATGTTAAACTATAGGCAGACTCTTAGAGAGCAATTAACAAGTTTAGCAGAGAAATTTAGTAAAAGCTCCTCGCCTTCTAAACAAACGGGGGCACGTTTGGTTTACGGGGATCCCGAGGGTATTTATAAAGTTGCTGCAGGATTTCTTTTTCCATACTCGGAGCATACCTATGAAGAGCTTATCAATATCTGTCGCTCTATGCCTCGAGAAGATCTTATTCGTGTTTTAGAAGCAGGATCTTCATCCAGAGAAAACCGTCGTCATAAATCACCAAGAGGATTGGAGTGTTTAGAATTCGGATTTGATATTACAGCCGATTTCGGAGCTTATAGAGATCTTCAAAGACATAGAATACTGACTCAGGAGCGCCAGTTGCTCACCACAAATCTTGGATACCATATTCCTGAGCAATTATTAGATACACCTATGGAAAAAGATTTTCGAGAAGCTATGGAAAAAGCTGAGGAGGCTTATAACCAAATCTCCTTAGAATTTCCTGAAGAAGCTCAATATGTCGTTCCTTTAGCCTACAATATACGCTGGTTTTTCCATATCAACGGAAGAGCCTTACAATGGCTTTGTGAACTACGATCTCAAGTTCAGGGACACGAAAATTACAGAAAAATAGCGATAGACATGGCTAAAGAGGTAATTAGATTCGACCCTGTGTATGAAATATTTTTTAAATTTGTAGATTATTCCGAATGTGATTTGGGTAGACTCAAACAAGAATCCCGAAAAAGATCTGCCTAG
- a CDS encoding response regulator transcription factor, giving the protein MLTDKIILFVTEDSNISLQLKEFAQTVEYKIVISSALTDESEADLIFCEYLLLPEVTFSNKIPFETDLVVLFDAFEEEAIVKVLNNGASGYLLRPITVKVIDAVIRAFLRHHHFEHAIPESISFGDRTFHLLNLSIDSPQGTVHLTPSEAGILKKLLMNRGMLCLRKHLLEEIKGNTKEIIARNVDVHIASLRKKLGPYGSKISTIRGVGYLFSENDNLMQSSDNEPSSTQS; this is encoded by the coding sequence ATGCTTACGGATAAAATTATATTATTTGTTACAGAAGACAGTAATATATCTTTGCAACTAAAAGAGTTTGCTCAGACTGTAGAATATAAAATCGTTATTTCTTCAGCTCTCACAGATGAGTCTGAAGCAGATTTAATTTTCTGCGAATACTTGCTTCTCCCCGAAGTTACGTTTTCTAATAAAATTCCATTTGAAACGGATTTAGTTGTATTATTTGATGCATTTGAAGAAGAGGCTATTGTAAAAGTTCTGAATAATGGAGCGAGTGGTTATTTGCTTCGTCCTATAACAGTTAAAGTTATTGATGCTGTTATTCGTGCCTTTTTACGTCATCATCATTTCGAACATGCGATTCCCGAATCCATCTCTTTTGGTGATCGAACATTCCATCTTTTAAATCTTTCTATAGATTCCCCTCAAGGGACCGTTCACTTAACTCCTTCGGAAGCTGGGATATTAAAAAAACTTCTCATGAATCGCGGTATGCTGTGTTTGAGAAAACACTTGCTTGAGGAAATAAAAGGAAATACCAAGGAAATTATAGCAAGAAATGTAGATGTTCATATTGCTTCTTTAAGAAAAAAACTTGGGCCTTACGGGTCTAAAATTTCTACAATTCGTGGTGTGGGCTATTTATTTTCAGAAAATGATAATCTAATGCAATCCTCGGATAATGAACCCTCATCTACCCAATCTTAA
- the folB gene encoding dihydroneopterin aldolase translates to MIQDFRVWVRLGSTPEERCLKQPVLVSIVLSFIEEPSVCVSDDLSDACCYVEITSLIEEIASSQPCALVEHLSKLLMDALETRLQDKVSKIDLEVRKERPLVPNLLKPICFRISRKISP, encoded by the coding sequence ATTATACAAGATTTTCGTGTGTGGGTGCGTCTTGGAAGCACTCCAGAAGAGCGTTGTTTAAAGCAGCCTGTTTTAGTTTCTATAGTTCTTTCTTTTATAGAAGAGCCCTCAGTTTGTGTTTCTGATGATCTTAGTGACGCATGCTGCTATGTTGAGATAACTTCTTTAATAGAAGAAATTGCTTCCAGTCAACCTTGTGCTTTAGTGGAGCATTTGTCTAAGCTTTTAATGGATGCTTTAGAAACAAGGTTACAGGACAAGGTGTCTAAAATAGATTTAGAGGTGCGTAAAGAGCGTCCTCTTGTTCCAAACTTGTTAAAGCCCATTTGCTTTAGGATAAGTAGGAAAATCTCGCCATGA
- the recD gene encoding exodeoxyribonuclease V subunit alpha: MFSHLLEDVVRQQIVLPLDLAFARKHISSESKKAFAFLALSSALWRCGYPFLTIEKDRLFPSVSGISENLFYECFQDLPEDVFSSLFVIENNKIFLRSLYLVREKLFKKLSLLSQASSRYNIPATNLPNLSSEQNVVFQKALNSCFSLICGGPGTGKTFLATQMILALIKQNPKIRIAIVSPTGKATSHIRHILSKYNVSEENVTIQTIHRFLQEYVYRQCSSVDLLLVDEGSMVTFNLLHSLVNTLSGENRNGKIIADNLIILGDENQLPPIGVGAGNPLQDLILRFPERALHLRVSHRAKTDCVQKFSKAILEKQTIPFTPLPPLYSAVSMIKEEFIKTPSSQTRLCVLTPMRHGLWGYLHLNNLIFNEIQKTHSDLPIPIMITERYEAWDLFNGDTGFFSPKTQRLYFPHNRSIDAKEFSYYTYNYAMSVHKSQGSEYDDVIVIIPKGCEIFDVSILYTAITRAKHNVSVWADGETLNRIIKKPHKYTYGVK; the protein is encoded by the coding sequence ATGTTTTCTCACCTTCTTGAAGATGTTGTCCGACAACAAATTGTTCTGCCTCTAGACCTAGCTTTCGCCAGGAAGCATATCTCTTCCGAATCAAAAAAAGCCTTTGCGTTTTTGGCTCTTTCTTCTGCTCTTTGGCGCTGCGGGTATCCCTTTCTTACTATAGAAAAAGATCGCTTGTTTCCCTCGGTATCAGGCATTTCTGAAAATCTTTTTTACGAGTGTTTTCAGGATCTTCCCGAGGATGTTTTCTCGTCTTTATTTGTTATAGAGAACAATAAAATTTTCTTACGATCTTTGTATTTAGTTCGTGAAAAGCTTTTTAAAAAGCTATCATTATTGTCCCAAGCTTCTTCTCGATACAATATCCCCGCAACAAATCTCCCGAATCTATCTTCTGAGCAAAATGTCGTTTTTCAAAAGGCTTTGAATAGCTGTTTTTCTTTAATCTGTGGCGGTCCTGGAACAGGAAAGACTTTTTTAGCGACACAGATGATTCTCGCGCTAATTAAGCAAAATCCTAAAATTCGTATTGCTATAGTTTCTCCAACAGGAAAAGCAACATCTCATATTCGTCACATACTTTCTAAATACAATGTGTCAGAGGAGAACGTCACGATCCAAACTATACATAGGTTTTTGCAAGAGTATGTCTATCGTCAATGCAGTTCAGTAGATCTATTACTAGTTGATGAAGGCTCGATGGTGACGTTTAATTTGTTGCATAGTTTGGTAAATACGCTGTCAGGAGAGAATAGGAATGGGAAAATTATCGCTGATAATTTAATTATTTTAGGAGACGAAAATCAGCTGCCTCCTATAGGTGTTGGTGCTGGAAACCCTCTTCAAGATTTAATATTGCGTTTTCCTGAAAGAGCTTTGCATCTTAGGGTATCTCACCGAGCTAAAACCGATTGTGTGCAAAAATTTTCCAAGGCTATATTGGAAAAACAAACAATTCCCTTTACACCGTTACCCCCTTTGTATTCAGCAGTATCTATGATTAAAGAGGAATTTATAAAAACTCCTTCATCTCAAACACGATTATGTGTTTTAACCCCTATGCGTCACGGTCTTTGGGGGTATCTACATCTCAACAATCTTATTTTTAATGAAATACAAAAAACTCATTCTGATCTACCAATTCCTATCATGATCACAGAACGTTATGAAGCTTGGGATCTATTTAATGGGGATACGGGATTCTTCAGCCCAAAAACACAAAGGCTGTATTTTCCTCACAATCGTTCTATAGATGCTAAGGAGTTTTCCTATTATACCTACAACTATGCCATGTCGGTGCATAAGAGTCAGGGGAGTGAATATGATGATGTAATTGTTATCATCCCTAAAGGATGTGAAATTTTCGACGTATCGATTCTCTACACAGCGATTACGCGCGCCAAACATAACGTGTCTGTATGGGCAGATGGAGAGACTTTGAATAGGATCATAAAAAAACCCCACAAGTATACTTATGGGGTAAAATAA